Proteins encoded by one window of Caminicella sporogenes DSM 14501:
- a CDS encoding ABC transporter permease, with the protein MNYLKAVYAEYRLGLKQLFSYKMNFFSEMATIAILYFALVFMNSGNSLGSIYNTYSTDSKSLMLLGYVFWNFSVSTINFASSEISSEATKGTLEQKLMACVGLPILLFGKLLSGNTLIILETIMLLIISKIFFNIGLSFTIISIVSLLITLIGMYGFGLIFGGLALKEKRISKLVFIVQIILLFIGGIFNEKGLIFNIHRIIPLYNGIIVARQSIANSQYNVVDLNILILSSLFWIIVGVYIFKYFFKKARKLGILNQY; encoded by the coding sequence ATGAATTACTTAAAAGCAGTTTATGCTGAATACCGCTTGGGTTTAAAACAATTGTTTTCATATAAGATGAACTTTTTTTCAGAAATGGCAACAATTGCAATACTTTATTTTGCATTGGTTTTTATGAATTCAGGAAATAGTTTGGGTTCTATTTATAATACATATTCTACAGATTCTAAATCACTTATGTTATTAGGATATGTTTTTTGGAATTTTTCAGTGTCAACAATTAATTTTGCCAGCTCAGAAATTAGTTCAGAGGCAACTAAAGGAACATTGGAACAAAAATTAATGGCATGTGTAGGGCTACCAATATTATTGTTTGGAAAACTACTTTCAGGAAATACACTTATAATATTAGAAACGATTATGCTTTTGATTATTTCTAAGATATTCTTTAATATAGGATTATCATTCACAATAATTTCCATAGTTTCTTTGTTAATAACTCTAATTGGAATGTATGGTTTTGGTTTGATTTTTGGAGGTTTAGCTCTAAAAGAGAAAAGAATATCAAAACTTGTTTTTATAGTTCAAATAATTTTATTATTTATTGGTGGTATATTTAATGAAAAAGGTCTGATATTTAATATTCATAGAATAATTCCTTTATATAATGGCATAATTGTTGCTAGACAATCTATAGCGAACTCACAATATAATGTTGTGGATTTAAATATTCTTATTTTGTCTTCTTTATTTTGGATTATAGTTGGAGTTTATATTTTCAAGTACTTTTTTAAAAAAGCAAGAAAACTTGGAATACTTAATCAGTACTAA